The segment GGGGGATTATAAAAATGACAAAATATATTTTTGTTACAGGTGGAGTTGTTTCATCACTTGGAAAAGGAATTACTGCAGCTTCATTAGGAAGACTGCTAAAAAACCGTGGAGTGAGCGTAACCATTCAAAAATTCGATCCATATATTAACGTGGACCCAGGAACAATGAGTCCATATCAGCATGGTGAGGTTTTTGTTACAGATGATGGCGCGGAAACAGATCTTGACTTAGGACATTATGAGCGTTTTATTGACATTAACCTAACGAAATACAATAATGTCACAACAGGAAAAATCTACTCAACTGTGCTACGAAAAGAGCGCAGAGGAGACTATTTGGGAGGAACTGTTCAAGTTATCCCTCATATTACGAACGAGATTAAAGAAAGAGTATTCCGAGCAGGCCGTGAAACAAACGCTGATGTTGTTATAACGGAAATCGGGGGAACTGTCGGTGATATCGAGTCATTGCCATTCTTAGAGGCAATCCGCCAAATTAAAAATGATATCGGCAGAGAAAATGTAATGTATATTCACTGTACATTAGTGCCTTATATCAAGGCAGCTGGCGAAATGAAAACAAAGCCAACACAGCACAGTGTTAAAGAGCTTCGCAGCTTAGGTATTCAGCCAAATGTAATCGTAGTGAGAACGGAAAAGCCAATTTCACAAGATATGAAGGATAAAATTGCTCTATTCTGTGACATTGATACAAATTCTGTTATTGAATGTCAAGATGCAGATACATTGTATACAATTCCACTAGCACTTCAAGAACAACACTTGGATCAAATTGTTTGCGACCATCTTCATCTTAAGTGTGAAGAAGCAGATATGACAGAATGGATTGAGCTTGTTGATGTCGTCCGTAATCTGTCTAAAACAGTTAAGATTGCGCTTGTTGGTAAATATGTTGAGCTGCAGGATGCTTATATTTCTGTAGTTGAAGCATTAAAACACGCAGGCTACGCTTTCGATGCAGATATCGAAATTGATTGGATTAATGCAGAGCACGTAACTTCTGAAAATGTAAAAGAGCTGTTGCAGCATGCAGATGGAATCCTTGTTCCAGGAGGATTTGGCGACCGTGGTGTTGAAGGAAAAATCATTACAACACAATATGCTCGTGAAAACAAAGTTCCATTCTTCGGAATTTGTCTTGGAATGCAAGTAGCTTCAATTGAGTTTGCTCGCAATGTATTAGGCTGGAATGGAGCAAATTCTTCTGAGTTGGATGAAAAAACTTCATACCCTGTTATTGACTTGCTGCCAGAGCAAAAGGATATTGAGGATCTTGGAGGAACTCTTCGTTTAGGTCTATATCCATGTAAATTAAAAGAAAACACAAAAGCATATGAAGCATACCAAGATGAGGTTATCTATGAAAGACATCGTCATCGTTATGAGTTCAATAACCAATATCGCCAAGAGATGGAAGACGCTGGTTTCGTCTTCTCAGGAACAAGTCCTGATGGCCGTCTAGTTGAAATTGTTGAGCTTAAGGATCACCCTTGGTTTGTAGCATCACAATTCCATCCAGAATTTATCTCAAGACCAACAAGACCACAACCACTATTCCGTGAGTTCGTAGGATCTTCCTTGCGTTTTTCTGAGAAATAAGCAATAAAAAAGCTAACCTTTTAAGGTTAGCTTTTTTGCTTACAATTCATATTCCTTAATAAATTCATCCAACGTAAACTTGATGCCATAATAGACAAATAAAGCAGCGATAGAAGCAGGATATCCGAAGCGTTTGCCTTCTTCATCAGGCAGCAGACCTTTCGTCAATTTAAGGTCAATATGTACATCTGCAATGTCTTGTAATCCTTCTGAATCAGCAGACATAATGGTACTTACAGACACAAAAGGAATAAATTCTTCTGCAAGCTTCTTGGCTAAAGAAAGAACCTCCGAATCATCTGACGCCCGTGAGAACAATAAGAAGCGGTCATTTGGGCTAACATTATCAATAGAATGCTCCTCTGTCCATTCTTCTGCCCCTTGCAGCGGTTCAGCACTGTACAAGCTTTCAGAAACAACTGCCTTCATTTCATTGGTGGCATAAATGAAGATTTTGCCATCTCCGCCAAGTGCTTGGGCAAGTATTCTGGCACTATCCTCCATTGATTCTTCTTCCTTTTCGTGAAGTCTTTTAAATAAACCACTTAATTGAGTGGAGAACATTTTAAGCAATGTGAGGCACCCCCATATTTATTTTTACAATCTTATCCATTGATAGGGAAAGTTTGAGTGATTCAATTGTATTATAAGGAAACGGCAAGAAAAGGCAAAATTTATGCCTGTCAGCAGGAAAATATCAATAAAAAGTAGAAAGTTATTTATAGAGAAAAACTTTGTTATATAATGGATGTAATTGGGTCTATTGTCTAAAATAGTCTTTTTTGCTGTGTCGAATATCAGCAGCCGGTTATCAGATATAGGGGAACATCTTTTTCATTTGCAACAAATAGAGGAAAATTAGGAAGGGGAGGGTCTAAAATGAAAGGGAAAATATTAATCGTGGATGACCAGTTCGGTATCAGAATTTTATTAAATGAAGTGTTTCAGAAAGAAGGCTACAAAACATTTCAAGCTGCAAATGGAGTGCAGGCGCTAGAAATAGTGACGCAAGAGGTTCCTGATTTGGTACTTCTTGATATGAAAATCCCTGGAATGGATGGCATTGAAATATTAAAACGTATGAAAAAGCTCTACAAGGATATTCGTGTAATTATCATGACGGCATATGGTGAGCTTGATATGATTCAGGAAGCAAAGGATCTTGGTGCATTGACACATTTTGCAAAGCCTTTCGACATCGATGATTTGCGTGCTGCAGTAAAGGAATATATAGTCAGCTAAAGTATTGAACTAAACGGAGCCTTTTGGGGCACTTATACCTAGTAATTTTACGAATACATAATAACAAAAAAATGATAGAGCAAATTAATTGCTCTATCATTTTTTTGAATAAAACTAATTTTTTTATGACATTTTATAAAAAATGGTTGGATAGATAGCATTTCTCTACTTATTTTGGTATGATTACCTATGGAATTTAAAAGCTAATTGATTCGTTTTATTTTACTAGGGGTAATGTATACATATTCACAATTCTCTTTGGAGAATTTAATAAAGGTTACCTTGTAAAAACGACGATCATAATAAGGAGGAAGAAATATGCCTTTAGTTTCAATGAAAGACATGTTAAACAAAGCAAAAGCAGAAGGCTATGCTGTTGGTCAATTTAACTTAAATAACCTTGAGTTCACTCAAGCAATTCTTCAAGCTGCAGAAGAAGAAAAATCTCCAGTTATCCTTGGGGTATCTGAAGGTGCTGCTCGTTACATGGGTGGTTTCACAACTGTAGTTAAAATGGTAGAAGGTTTACTTGTAGACTATAAAATCACTGTTCCTGTTGCTATTCACTTGGATCACGGTTCAAGCTTCGAAAAATGTAAAGAAGCTATCGACGCTGGATTCACTTCTGTTATGATCGATGCTTCTCACCACCCATTTGAAGAGAACGTTGAAACAACTAAAAAAGTTGTTGACTACGCTCATTCAAAAGGTGTTTCAGTTGAAGCTGAGCTTGGAACTGTTGGCGGACAAGAAGATGATGTTGTAGCTGAAGGCGTAATCTACGCTAATGCACAAGAGTGTGTTGAGCTTGTTAAACGCACTGGCATCGATACTCTAGCTCCAGCACTTGGTTCTGTACACGGACCATACAAAGGTGAACCAAACCTTGGTTTCAAAGAAATGGAAGAAATCGGTAACCTTACTGGTCTTCCACTAGTATTGCACGGAGGAACTGGAATCCCAACAAAAGATATCCAAAAATCTGTTTCTCTTGGTACAGCTAAAATCAATGTTAACACTGAAAACCAAATCGCATCTGCTAAAGCAGTTCGCGAAACATTGGCTGCTAAACCAGAAGAGTACGATCCACGTAAATACTTAGGACCAGCTCGTGATGCTATTAAAGCAACTGTTATTGGCAAAATCAAAGAATTCGGTTCTTCAAACAAAGCGTAATATAACATAAATGATCGAAACCGTCCTTAATGGGCGGTTTCCGTTCATTTACTGTATTTTAGAAAGTCAGTCGAATAAACAGACATATTGTCGGTTATGATGTATAAAGAATGATAATTCCCCATTTGAAGACTGGCTGAAGCTGCTTAAAGGAACAAGACAAGCAGTCCCCATCTGGACTAGACTAAAAGCACCTTTATGTTCAACACATCCAGTATTCTAGTTATCAAGCTTCTATTGAAAAAACACCCAGATTTTTATTAATTATTAATTTCACCGTTCGTAAATTTGACTTGGCGATATTAATTTTGATACTACTTGAGATTTATTAGCCAAATTGGGAATACCCAACTGTCCTTAAATGTTACCTGGACATGCTTTTGCCCTTCTAAACATTGTGCATGTGCTAGCACTTTTCCTATCTTCCTTAAATTTTGGTATAATAATTGAATTAGTAGGAACTCATAATTGATATTACATTCAAGACTTAATTCAATTTTTATATTCCTGTAAACAGGGAAGTTAGCAAAGCAGTACTTGCCCAAATGAAAAGGGGCCGCAAAACGGCTAAGTAATTTCGGATAATACGAAAATTACATAATTAAGTACACGCATTGCTTGGCTTAGAAGGGAGTTAGAAATGGAAAAACTTATGATTGCAGGTGGATCACCATTAAAAGGTACGGTTCGCATTAGCGGAGCAAAAAACAGTGCAGTTGCACTGATACCAGCCACTATTTTAGCAGAATCTCCAGTGACCATTGAGGGATTGCCTGACATTTCTGATGTACACATATTGAAAGGGATTATGGAGGAATTAGGAGGAAGTGTTTCATTCTCTGATTCTGATATGACGATTGACCCGACTTCTATGATTTCCATGCCTATGCCAAATGGTAAGGTCAAAAAGCTGCGTGCTTCCTATTACTTAATGGGAGCAATGCTAGGCAGATTTAAAAAAGCTGTAATTGGATTGCCTGGGGGCTGCCATTTAGGTCCAAGGCCGATTGATCAGCATATAAAAGGATTTGAAGCATTAGGAGCTCAAGTGACAAATGAACAGGGAGCCATTTACCTAAGAGCTGATGAGCTGAGGGGAGCCAGAATCTATCTCGATGTGGTGAGTGTAGGGGCAACTATTAATATCATGCTTGCGGCTGTAAGAGCAAAAGGCAGGACGATTATTGAGAATGCCGCTAAAGAACCAGAAATCATTGACGTTGCTACATTGCTGACTAATATGGGCGCTAAGATTAAAGGGGCAGGAACGGATGTCATTCGAATAGATGGTGTCGATCGGTTAGACGGCTGCCGTCATACAATTATTCCTGACCGAATTGAGGCCGGAACTTATATAATTATTGGTGCAGCAGTTGGTGATGGAATACTGATTGATAATGTAATACCACAGCATTTAGAATCTCTTATCGCAAAATTAAGGGAAATGGGTGTGCATATTGAATCAAGTGGTGATCAAGTATTTGTAAGCTCCAACCCTGATTTGAAGCCTGTGGATATTAAAACCCTTGTTTACCCAGGATTCCCGACAGATTTACAGCAGCCGTTCACATCGCTTTTGACAAAAACAAACGGTACAAGCATGGTAACGGATACAATATACAGTGCCCGCTTCAAGCATATTGATGAACTGAGAAGGATGAATGCCACGATTAAAGTGGAAGGAAGATCGGCAATTATCAATGGACCTGTTCATCTGCAAGGAGCACGTGTTAAGGCAAGTGATTTAAGAGCTGGAGCAGCATTGGTAATTGCAGGATTGATGGCAGATGGCATCACTGAAGTTACTGGTATTGAGCATATTGACAGAGGATATGGACAGCTTGTAGAGAAGCTGAAGGGCTTAGGAGCGTCTATCTGGCGTGAAGGTATGACCCAGGAAGAGTATGAACAAATAAAAAATGGTTGATAGTGATAACAGGGTGGAATAATGGGTGCTGCTAATCTTAATGGACCCCTTCTGTAAGTGGAGGAGCTATAAAGCGAGGTCAGCCTCATTCTGCCCGTTTTATCTTATGTTGATGTTCCAAGAAAACGGATTCTTTTCCTATTAAATTGTAGTTGCATATCAACGACTAGATTAGGTAAAATAGAGGTTGCTTTTATGCAAAAAACTTCTTAACTTGCGGGAGTGCGGGAATTAATACTATACTTCATTAACTATATACATTTTATAGTTTTTTTCTTCTTCAAACACGTAACGCCTCAAAAAAAATGAATACATTCCTTTCCAAATACAAATTTCGCTAAATGGTAGGAATAACTGAAAATGAAAAAAGAGTGGTGGCAAAATGGGATTGAACATATCTAGTTTGGAAAATATGAAATTAAAAGAGCTATACGAATTGGCTCGTGAATATAAAGTAGCTTACTACAGCAAGCTGACGAAAAAAGAGCTTATATTCTCTATCTTAAAAGCGAGAGCCGAACAGGAAGGGTATTTCTTCATGGAAGGTGTTCTAGAGATTATCCAATCAGAAGGCTTTGGCTTCTTAAGACCGATTAACTATTCGCCTAGTTCACAGGATATCTACATATCAGCTTCCCAAATCAGAAAGTTTGATTTGAGAAATGGGGATAAGGTTTCAGGTAAGGTGCGTCCGCCTAAAGAGAATGAGCGATACTTCGGCTTGCTGCAAGTGGAAGCAGTAAATGGCGATGATCCGGCAACAGCAAAGGAAAGGGTTCATTTTCCAGCGCTAACTCCATTATATCCAGACAGACAGATGAAGCTGGAGACAACACAAAAGTATGCTTCTACACGTATTATGGATGTACTTGCACCTGTCGGCTTTGGGCAGCGTGGATTAATTGTTGCGCCTCCAAAGGCTGGTAAAACAATGCTTATCAAGGAGATTGCCAACAGCATAACGACGAATCATCCAGATGCGGAGCTTATTGTCCTTTTAATTGATGAGCGACCAGAGGAAGTAACTGATATCGAAAGATCTGTAAGCGGAGATGTTGTAAGCTCCACTTTTGATGAGGTTCCAGAAAACCATATTAAAGTTGCTGAGCTTGTTTTGGAAAGAGCAATGCGTCTTGTGGAGCATAAGCGTGATGTTGTTATCCTGATGGACAGTATAACAAGACTTGCGAGGGCATACAATCTTGTCATTCCTCCAAGTGGAAGAACATTATCAGGAGGGATAGACCCTGCTGCTTTCCATCGTCCAAAACGCTTCTTCGGTGCAGCGCGTAATATTGAAGAAGGCGGTTCTTTAACAATCCTTGCAACTGCATTGGTGGATACAGGTTCTCGTATGGATGATGTTATTTATGAGGAATTTAAGGGTACAGGTAATATGGAGCTTCATTTAGACCGCTCTCTTGCAGAAAGAAGAATTTTCCCTGCGATTGATATTCGCCGTTCTGGTACGCGTAAAGAGGAACTTCTTATACCGAAGGAACACTTGGATAAGCTATGGGCCATTCGCAAGTCCATGTCTGATGCTCCTGACTTTGCAGAACGTTTCTTACGTAAGCTAAGACAAACAAAGTCTAACGAAGAATTTTTCGCTGTATTGTCTGATCAAATGAAGGCAGGAACTGCTGCGAAGCGTTCTTAATTGCTGTTAAGTGAATTCAAAACTTGGGAAAAATTTCATGATTCAAGATGAGGAAATGAAGTTGCAAAAAGCCCATGTACTTGTTATAATGATGACAGTGTGTTTTTGAAATAATAATGCATGGGAAAAAGCATTGTCCAAGCATTATTCTATAACTCTGTTTCGAAAGTTGCAGGGCGGAAGGAGATGAAAAGGAATGAAAGCAGGAATTCATCCAACTTATAATGAAATTACGGTAAAATGCGCATGTGGCAACGAGTTCACAACTGGTTCTGTTGCAAAAGAGATGAAAGTTGAAACTTGCTCTGAGTGCCATCCGTTCTATACTGGACGTCAAAAATTCGCTGAAGCTGGCGGACGTGTTGACCGTTTCAACAAAAAATACGGCATCAAAACGCAACAACAATAATCAATCCAAAGAACAGGCAAGAATGTTTCATACCTTGCCTGTTCTTTCTTTATGATAATCCTACGGACTAAGAGGGTTTTTAAGAATACAAGAAAATGAAATACGGATTTTTTGTATTCTTAAGCGTCTTCTATGAGTACATGAACGCTACAGTCGCTTTGCTAATTTAGTAAAGGACATGTTTTTGGAGGAAGGAAGGAGAGGTTTCATGTATGTGATGAAACATCATGGATGGGTAGAGGTTATTTGCGGAAGTATGTTTTCCGGTAAATCAGAAGAGCTTATCCGACGAGTTAGAAGAGCCCAATTTGCTAAACAGAACATTGTTGTGTTTAAGCCTAAAATAGATAATCGTTACAGTGAGGAAGCTGTAGTCTCACATAATGGTTCTACAACAGTTGCTGTCCCAATTAGCAACTCCTCAGAAATCTTTGAATATGTGAAACCAGATGTTGAAGTGGTTGCCATTGACGAAGTCCAGTTTTTTGATCCGGAGATTGTGGCAGTTGTCCAGCATTTAGCCAATAGCGGCTATAGAGTTATCTGTGCAGGATTGGATCAGGACTTCCGTGGTGAGCCATTTGGAAGAATGCCTGAACTTATGGCAATTGCTGAGTTGGTGACAAAGCTGCAGGCAGTTTGTGCTGTATGTGGTTCACCGGCAAGCCGTACGCAGCGACTAATTGACGGATTGCCAGCATCGTATGATGACCCAATCATACTTGTCGGTGCTTCTGAATCGTATGAGCCTAGATGCCGTCATCATCATGAAGTACCTAAATCACCTTCACTGAAAGAAATCAACAGTACTTCAATAAAGTGACTGTATGCAAAAAAAGTCCCCATTAGAGCTCTAATGGGGACTTTATTAGGAAGATACAGATAAGCCAAGCTTTGAAAGTGCCTGCTTGAGTGTGCTGTATGTAGGGACATTCTCAAGGCTAATCCCTAAATTATTGATGACTTGTGCTATATCGGGTCTTAGCCCTGATATACTCGATTCCATGCCTGTGTACTTCAAAATCTTTACTAAGCTTAGAAGCTTTTGCAGCACCATCGTATCAATGGAAGATACGCCAGAAAGATCAATAAGCAGATGTCTAATTTCCTTATCCTTGCAGCTAGCAGGGACATTTTCTAAGATTAGATTCCCTCTTGTTGTGTCAATGGCTCCAATAATCGGCAGAACCCCAATATGATTAATAATGGGGATAATCGGGTTGCTTAATTCATTGATTGTGTCTTGCTGCGCTTGAATTTTTTTAAGATTGTATTCGTGGTACATTTCAGTGAATTCATTGTTCAATTTGTCAAAAGTAAGATGGAAGACCGAACTCCAATGCAATATGGTTGCCTGTGGAATATCTCCTATTTCTTCAATGAATATAGTAATCATTTCCCAGATGGTTTGTCTAGTCAGACTTAAAGCATGCAGTACTTGATGAACAGGCACGCCGAGCCTTACTCTGCTTTTGGCAATTTCGTTTGCCCATTTTGATAAATTTGCGGAGAAGATAGTCTCATCATCTAGAAAAGAACTGATGACAGTTTCAATTGTAAAAGCATGTTGGGACCTGAGTAGATTATTAACAGCATCAGTAGAATCTTTACTATAAATGGATCCCTCTTCGCCGTCTTTTAAGACGAACCATTTTTCTGTAATTACTGGAGCCTTTTCCATTATATAGTGATAGACAGAGTCGTTGGATAGAGACATTATTTGTCCTCTCTTTCTATGAATATCTTTATTATAAAGCAAAACGTTACAAGATAAGCATTATATCCTCGTAAATGCTGTTTTTACATGTTAATTTGGTTTTGACGGGGATAATAGCCTATAATATAATTAAAATGTTATGGAAAAAAATTGAGGTGAATATTCGTGTTTGATCGTCTGCAAGCTGTAGAGGATCGTTATGACAGGCTTAATGAGCTATTGAGCGATCCTGAAATTGTCAATGATACAAAAAAATTGCGTGATTATTCTAAAGAGCAATCAGATATACAAGAAACGGTTGAAGTTTACCGGGAATATAAAGAAGTAAAAGCACAAAACCAAGACGCGAGATCAATGCTAGAGGAAAAGCTTGATTCAGAAATGCGTGCAATGGTTAAAGAAGAGCTGGATGAAACAGCAGCGAAAATTGAGGAATTAGAAGGACGTCTAAGAATATTGCTGATACCAAAAGATCCTAATGACGATAAGAACGTTATCATGGAAGTTCGGGGAGCAGCAGGTGGAGACGAAGCAGCATTATTTGCTGGAGACTTGTTCCGCATGTACAGCCGCTATGCAGAATCTCAAGGCTGGAAAATGGAAGTAATTGATGCAAGTTCAACAGGTGTAGGTGGATATAAGGAAATCATTTTCATGATAAACGGAAAAGGTGCCTACTCAAAGCTTAAGTTTGAAAATGGAGCACACAGGGTCCAACGTGTGCCTGAAACAGAATCTGGCGGAAGAATTCATACTTCAACAGCAACAGTTGCGTGTCTTCCTGAGGCTGAAGAGGTTGAAATTGAAATCCACGATAAGGATATCCGTGTTGATACATTTACTTCAAGCGGACCTGGTGGACAAAGTGTTAACACTACAATGTCTGCGGTAAGATTGACTCATTTACCGACAGGAACAGTTGTATCTTGTCAGGACGAAAAATCGCAAATCAAAAACAAAGAAAAAGCAATGAAAGTATTACGTGCTCGTGTGTATGACAAGTTCCAACAAGAAGCACAAGCGGAGTATGACCAGCAGCGTAAGTCTGCAGTCGGTACAGGAGATCGTTCAGAACGTATCAGAACATATAACTTCCCGCAAAACCGTGTAACAGATCACCGAATTGGACTTACTATTCAGAAGCTTGATCAAATCCTGCAAGGAAAAATGGAAGACATTATTGATGCTTTGATTATGGAAGAGCAATCAAGCCGTTTGGAAAGTGCTTCTGATGTCTGATTCAGGACAAATGAAAGTGTTCGATGCCCTTAAATGGGCTTCTTCTTATTTGACTGTGCATGGTCGTGAGGAATACGCTGGAGAACTGCTAATGCGTCATGTATTAGGAGCGACTCGTTCTGAGATGCTGATGAAATTTAGAGAAGAGATGAGTGAAGATGCCTTTTGCCAGTTCCAAAAGTATGTCCATCTTCATGGTGAAGGAAAACCGATTCAATATTTAATAGGTTATGAGGACTTTTACGGACGGACATTTACAGTCAATGAGGAGGTTCTTATCCCCAGACCGGAAACAGAAGAGCTTGTTTATAATATGTTAGAGCGAATTAAGGTGTTATATGGAAGTGACACTGTTGATTTGGTTGATATCGGAACAGGGAGCGGGGCTATCGCGATTACGATGAAACTGGAATACCCACAGCTTCACGTGACTGCAACAGACCTATTCGAAGAATCCTTGAAGGTTGCAAGGCAAAATGCAATGGCGCTTGAAGCAGAACTGGAATTTGTCCAAGGAGATTTGTTTGAGCCATTTTTAAAAGCTAAAAGAAAATTTGATGTAATATTATCAAATCCTCCTTACATACCAGATCAAGATGCTGTTGAAATGTCTGTTGTCGTTACAGAGCATGAGCCTCATCGAGCATTATTTGCAGGAGCAGAAGGCTTGGATATTTACAGAAGAATATGCGAGCAGCTTCCTTTTGTGTTAAAGACTAAAGGCATTGTCGGCTTTGAAGTAGGCATGGGTCAAAGTGAAGCAGTTTCAAAATTGATTGTGAATGCTTTTCCGTCAGCAAAGGTAAAT is part of the Niallia taxi genome and harbors:
- a CDS encoding CTP synthase, with amino-acid sequence MTKYIFVTGGVVSSLGKGITAASLGRLLKNRGVSVTIQKFDPYINVDPGTMSPYQHGEVFVTDDGAETDLDLGHYERFIDINLTKYNNVTTGKIYSTVLRKERRGDYLGGTVQVIPHITNEIKERVFRAGRETNADVVITEIGGTVGDIESLPFLEAIRQIKNDIGRENVMYIHCTLVPYIKAAGEMKTKPTQHSVKELRSLGIQPNVIVVRTEKPISQDMKDKIALFCDIDTNSVIECQDADTLYTIPLALQEQHLDQIVCDHLHLKCEEADMTEWIELVDVVRNLSKTVKIALVGKYVELQDAYISVVEALKHAGYAFDADIEIDWINAEHVTSENVKELLQHADGILVPGGFGDRGVEGKIITTQYARENKVPFFGICLGMQVASIEFARNVLGWNGANSSELDEKTSYPVIDLLPEQKDIEDLGGTLRLGLYPCKLKENTKAYEAYQDEVIYERHRHRYEFNNQYRQEMEDAGFVFSGTSPDGRLVEIVELKDHPWFVASQFHPEFISRPTRPQPLFREFVGSSLRFSEK
- a CDS encoding DUF2529 domain-containing protein, with the translated sequence MLKMFSTQLSGLFKRLHEKEEESMEDSARILAQALGGDGKIFIYATNEMKAVVSESLYSAEPLQGAEEWTEEHSIDNVSPNDRFLLFSRASDDSEVLSLAKKLAEEFIPFVSVSTIMSADSEGLQDIADVHIDLKLTKGLLPDEEGKRFGYPASIAALFVYYGIKFTLDEFIKEYEL
- a CDS encoding response regulator; amino-acid sequence: MKGKILIVDDQFGIRILLNEVFQKEGYKTFQAANGVQALEIVTQEVPDLVLLDMKIPGMDGIEILKRMKKLYKDIRVIIMTAYGELDMIQEAKDLGALTHFAKPFDIDDLRAAVKEYIVS
- a CDS encoding class II fructose-bisphosphate aldolase, encoding MPLVSMKDMLNKAKAEGYAVGQFNLNNLEFTQAILQAAEEEKSPVILGVSEGAARYMGGFTTVVKMVEGLLVDYKITVPVAIHLDHGSSFEKCKEAIDAGFTSVMIDASHHPFEENVETTKKVVDYAHSKGVSVEAELGTVGGQEDDVVAEGVIYANAQECVELVKRTGIDTLAPALGSVHGPYKGEPNLGFKEMEEIGNLTGLPLVLHGGTGIPTKDIQKSVSLGTAKINVNTENQIASAKAVRETLAAKPEEYDPRKYLGPARDAIKATVIGKIKEFGSSNKA
- a CDS encoding UDP-N-acetylglucosamine 1-carboxyvinyltransferase, with the protein product MEKLMIAGGSPLKGTVRISGAKNSAVALIPATILAESPVTIEGLPDISDVHILKGIMEELGGSVSFSDSDMTIDPTSMISMPMPNGKVKKLRASYYLMGAMLGRFKKAVIGLPGGCHLGPRPIDQHIKGFEALGAQVTNEQGAIYLRADELRGARIYLDVVSVGATINIMLAAVRAKGRTIIENAAKEPEIIDVATLLTNMGAKIKGAGTDVIRIDGVDRLDGCRHTIIPDRIEAGTYIIIGAAVGDGILIDNVIPQHLESLIAKLREMGVHIESSGDQVFVSSNPDLKPVDIKTLVYPGFPTDLQQPFTSLLTKTNGTSMVTDTIYSARFKHIDELRRMNATIKVEGRSAIINGPVHLQGARVKASDLRAGAALVIAGLMADGITEVTGIEHIDRGYGQLVEKLKGLGASIWREGMTQEEYEQIKNG
- the rho gene encoding transcription termination factor Rho — encoded protein: MGLNISSLENMKLKELYELAREYKVAYYSKLTKKELIFSILKARAEQEGYFFMEGVLEIIQSEGFGFLRPINYSPSSQDIYISASQIRKFDLRNGDKVSGKVRPPKENERYFGLLQVEAVNGDDPATAKERVHFPALTPLYPDRQMKLETTQKYASTRIMDVLAPVGFGQRGLIVAPPKAGKTMLIKEIANSITTNHPDAELIVLLIDERPEEVTDIERSVSGDVVSSTFDEVPENHIKVAELVLERAMRLVEHKRDVVILMDSITRLARAYNLVIPPSGRTLSGGIDPAAFHRPKRFFGAARNIEEGGSLTILATALVDTGSRMDDVIYEEFKGTGNMELHLDRSLAERRIFPAIDIRRSGTRKEELLIPKEHLDKLWAIRKSMSDAPDFAERFLRKLRQTKSNEEFFAVLSDQMKAGTAAKRS
- the rpmE gene encoding 50S ribosomal protein L31 encodes the protein MKAGIHPTYNEITVKCACGNEFTTGSVAKEMKVETCSECHPFYTGRQKFAEAGGRVDRFNKKYGIKTQQQ
- a CDS encoding thymidine kinase yields the protein MYVMKHHGWVEVICGSMFSGKSEELIRRVRRAQFAKQNIVVFKPKIDNRYSEEAVVSHNGSTTVAVPISNSSEIFEYVKPDVEVVAIDEVQFFDPEIVAVVQHLANSGYRVICAGLDQDFRGEPFGRMPELMAIAELVTKLQAVCAVCGSPASRTQRLIDGLPASYDDPIILVGASESYEPRCRHHHEVPKSPSLKEINSTSIK
- a CDS encoding STAS domain-containing protein, which produces MSLSNDSVYHYIMEKAPVITEKWFVLKDGEEGSIYSKDSTDAVNNLLRSQHAFTIETVISSFLDDETIFSANLSKWANEIAKSRVRLGVPVHQVLHALSLTRQTIWEMITIFIEEIGDIPQATILHWSSVFHLTFDKLNNEFTEMYHEYNLKKIQAQQDTINELSNPIIPIINHIGVLPIIGAIDTTRGNLILENVPASCKDKEIRHLLIDLSGVSSIDTMVLQKLLSLVKILKYTGMESSISGLRPDIAQVINNLGISLENVPTYSTLKQALSKLGLSVSS
- the prfA gene encoding peptide chain release factor 1; translated protein: MFDRLQAVEDRYDRLNELLSDPEIVNDTKKLRDYSKEQSDIQETVEVYREYKEVKAQNQDARSMLEEKLDSEMRAMVKEELDETAAKIEELEGRLRILLIPKDPNDDKNVIMEVRGAAGGDEAALFAGDLFRMYSRYAESQGWKMEVIDASSTGVGGYKEIIFMINGKGAYSKLKFENGAHRVQRVPETESGGRIHTSTATVACLPEAEEVEIEIHDKDIRVDTFTSSGPGGQSVNTTMSAVRLTHLPTGTVVSCQDEKSQIKNKEKAMKVLRARVYDKFQQEAQAEYDQQRKSAVGTGDRSERIRTYNFPQNRVTDHRIGLTIQKLDQILQGKMEDIIDALIMEEQSSRLESASDV
- the prmC gene encoding peptide chain release factor N(5)-glutamine methyltransferase encodes the protein MKVFDALKWASSYLTVHGREEYAGELLMRHVLGATRSEMLMKFREEMSEDAFCQFQKYVHLHGEGKPIQYLIGYEDFYGRTFTVNEEVLIPRPETEELVYNMLERIKVLYGSDTVDLVDIGTGSGAIAITMKLEYPQLHVTATDLFEESLKVARQNAMALEAELEFVQGDLFEPFLKAKRKFDVILSNPPYIPDQDAVEMSVVVTEHEPHRALFAGAEGLDIYRRICEQLPFVLKTKGIVGFEVGMGQSEAVSKLIVNAFPSAKVNVVYDINKKDRMVFAEIGFE